In Mycolicibacterium alvei, a single window of DNA contains:
- the rfbB gene encoding dTDP-glucose 4,6-dehydratase, whose protein sequence is MRLLVTGGAGFIGANFVRLAVGEALTTSVTVLDAMTYAGSRESLVPVADQIRVVQGDVADATLVDQLVGEADAVVHFAAETHVDNSVANPQPFLHSNVIGTFTILEAVRTHGVRLHHISTDEVYGDLELDSPVRFTEGTPYNPSSPYSSTKAAADLLVRAWVRSYGVRATISNCSNNYGPYQHVEKFIPRQITNVLTGRRPKLYGTGANVRDWIHVDDHNRAVWEILTNGRAGRTYLIGAECERDNLTVMRTLLRLMGRDSDDFDHVTDRAGHDLRYAIDPSALHDELGWAPKHTDFDEGLAATIEWYRENESWWGPLKDTVETSYSERGQ, encoded by the coding sequence ATGCGGTTACTGGTCACCGGCGGCGCCGGGTTCATCGGGGCGAATTTCGTGCGCCTCGCGGTCGGCGAGGCACTGACCACCTCGGTGACGGTGCTCGACGCGATGACCTACGCGGGTAGCCGCGAATCGCTGGTACCGGTAGCCGATCAGATCCGCGTGGTGCAGGGCGATGTCGCCGACGCCACGCTGGTGGATCAGCTTGTCGGCGAGGCCGACGCCGTCGTCCACTTCGCGGCCGAGACCCACGTCGACAACTCGGTGGCGAATCCGCAACCGTTCCTGCACAGCAATGTCATCGGTACGTTCACGATCCTGGAAGCGGTCCGCACACACGGGGTCCGGTTGCATCACATCTCCACCGACGAGGTGTACGGCGACCTCGAGCTCGACAGCCCGGTCCGGTTCACCGAGGGCACGCCCTACAACCCCTCGAGCCCGTACTCGTCCACCAAGGCCGCCGCCGATCTGCTGGTACGGGCCTGGGTGCGGTCCTACGGTGTGCGCGCGACGATCTCGAACTGCTCCAACAACTACGGCCCGTATCAACATGTGGAGAAGTTCATTCCGCGCCAGATCACCAATGTGCTGACCGGCCGGCGCCCCAAGCTCTACGGCACCGGCGCCAACGTCCGCGACTGGATCCACGTCGACGACCACAACCGTGCGGTGTGGGAGATCCTCACCAATGGGCGCGCCGGGCGGACGTACCTGATCGGTGCCGAATGCGAGCGCGACAACCTCACGGTGATGCGCACCCTGCTGCGACTGATGGGGCGCGATTCCGACGACTTCGACCATGTCACCGACCGGGCCGGACATGACCTGCGCTACGCCATCGACCCGTCGGCCCTGCACGACGAACTGGGCTGGGCGCCCAAGCACACCGATTTCGACGAGGGGCTCGCCGCCACGATCGAGTGGTACCGGGAGAACGAATCATGGTGGGGCCCTTTGAAAGACACGGTGGAAACCAGCTACTCGGAGCGCGGCCAGTGA
- a CDS encoding dTDP-4-dehydrorhamnose 3,5-epimerase family protein, giving the protein MTARELAIPGAWEITPRLHGDARGLFFEWFTDSGFAEMTGHHFDLRQANCSVSAAGVLRGVHFAQLPPSQAKYVTCVRGAVLDVVVDIRVGSPTYGQWDSVLLDEHSRRSIYLSEGLGHAFLSIDDGSTVMYLCSAPYSPEREHTILATELGIDWPVSEPVLSERDAAAPTLEQVRAAGLLPTWDATRTFVDELRVRVVG; this is encoded by the coding sequence GTGACCGCGCGGGAGCTGGCGATTCCGGGCGCCTGGGAGATCACCCCCAGGCTGCACGGCGACGCGCGCGGGCTGTTCTTCGAATGGTTCACCGACTCCGGGTTCGCCGAGATGACCGGACACCACTTCGACTTGCGGCAGGCCAACTGCTCGGTGTCGGCCGCGGGCGTGCTGCGCGGCGTACATTTCGCTCAGCTGCCCCCCAGCCAGGCCAAGTACGTGACCTGCGTGCGTGGTGCCGTGCTCGACGTGGTGGTCGACATCCGGGTGGGGTCCCCGACCTACGGACAGTGGGACTCGGTACTGCTCGACGAACACAGTCGCCGTTCGATCTACCTGTCCGAGGGCCTCGGCCACGCCTTCCTGTCGATCGACGACGGCTCGACGGTGATGTACCTGTGTTCGGCGCCGTACAGCCCGGAGCGCGAGCACACCATCCTGGCCACCGAGCTGGGGATCGACTGGCCGGTCAGCGAGCCGGTGCTGTCCGAGCGCGACGCGGCCGCCCCGACGCTGGAGCAGGTGCGCGCCGCCGGACTCCTGCCGACGTGGGACGCAACCCGCACCTTCGTGGATGAGTTGCGCGTCCGCGTCGTCGGCTGA
- a CDS encoding DmpA family aminopeptidase: MPECSSRPRARARDIGVVIGEHPTGPKNAITDVAGVSVGHHTIQRSGPNPVNTGVTVVVPHPGIFNEPVFAGAHRLNGNSELTGLEWIRESGELTTPIGLTNTHSVGVVRDALVKAQVQARGDGLYWSLPVVGETYDGLLNDSNGYHVQAEHVFAALDDATDGPVSEGNVGGGTGMICHGFKGGIGTASRVTDTVAGQYTVGVLVQANQGRRERLRVNGVPVGEMVGPELVPTPDLPMLYPAGAGSIIVVVATDAPLLPHQCTRLAQRSALAVGRVGGTGEQYSGDMMLAFSTGNRGIPPYGPDENPDANRPEIGVRMVAPQLMTRLFDLAIEATEEAIVNALVAAETMIGRDGLTAHALDHNLLHAALLMEGH, from the coding sequence ATGCCCGAGTGCTCCTCACGGCCCCGCGCCCGCGCCCGCGACATCGGCGTCGTCATCGGTGAACACCCGACCGGTCCGAAGAACGCCATCACCGACGTGGCCGGTGTGTCCGTCGGGCACCATACGATCCAGCGGTCCGGCCCCAACCCGGTGAACACCGGCGTCACGGTCGTGGTTCCGCACCCGGGGATCTTCAACGAGCCGGTATTCGCCGGCGCGCACCGACTCAATGGCAACAGCGAGCTCACCGGCCTGGAATGGATCCGTGAATCCGGCGAGCTCACCACTCCTATCGGGCTGACCAATACCCACAGCGTCGGTGTCGTTCGCGATGCACTGGTCAAGGCGCAGGTGCAGGCCCGCGGCGATGGGTTGTACTGGTCTCTGCCGGTGGTCGGGGAGACCTACGACGGATTGCTCAACGACAGCAACGGCTACCACGTCCAGGCCGAGCATGTGTTCGCCGCACTCGACGATGCCACGGACGGGCCGGTCAGCGAGGGCAATGTCGGTGGCGGGACCGGCATGATCTGCCACGGCTTCAAGGGCGGCATCGGCACCGCCTCGCGGGTGACCGACACCGTGGCGGGGCAGTACACCGTCGGCGTGCTGGTGCAGGCCAATCAAGGCCGGCGGGAACGTCTTCGGGTCAACGGCGTGCCCGTCGGCGAGATGGTGGGCCCCGAACTGGTGCCGACGCCTGATCTGCCGATGCTCTATCCGGCCGGAGCCGGCTCGATCATCGTCGTCGTCGCCACCGACGCGCCGCTGCTGCCGCATCAATGCACCCGGCTCGCCCAACGGTCCGCCCTGGCCGTCGGCCGGGTGGGCGGAACCGGTGAGCAGTACAGCGGCGACATGATGCTGGCCTTCTCCACCGGGAACCGGGGAATTCCGCCGTACGGACCGGATGAGAACCCCGATGCCAACCGGCCCGAGATCGGGGTGCGCATGGTGGCGCCGCAACTGATGACCCGGCTGTTCGACCTGGCGATCGAAGCCACCGAGGAGGCCATCGTCAACGCGCTGGTCGCCGCCGAGACCATGATCGGCCGGGACGGACTGACCGCCCATGCCCTCGACCACAACCTGCTGCACGCTGCGCTGCTGATGGAAGGTCACTGA
- a CDS encoding TetR/AcrR family transcriptional regulator has translation MGRPNRQAQRREEILDAAITLVERRDLTGLRIADVAAELKLTPNAVRYYFREMDHLLSALAQRSDRKFVDDRLAVVQRTEDPRDQIAFMIAAGLPSGPEDAEWRAIWRAVLAAGFVLDQRPDVQHIYHRQVDLYIQILESGSAAGSFTLTSAARDIAMTLMAMEDYLGYRIVARDPDLDRATALRLMRGYAELATGAQLPVTV, from the coding sequence GTGGGACGGCCGAATCGACAAGCTCAGCGACGCGAGGAGATCCTCGACGCTGCGATCACACTGGTCGAACGCAGGGATCTGACCGGCCTGCGGATCGCGGATGTGGCCGCTGAGCTCAAGCTGACCCCCAATGCGGTGCGCTATTACTTCCGGGAGATGGATCATCTGCTGTCGGCGCTGGCGCAGCGCTCCGACCGCAAGTTCGTCGACGACCGACTCGCCGTGGTGCAGCGCACCGAGGATCCGCGCGATCAGATCGCGTTCATGATCGCCGCCGGACTGCCGTCCGGACCGGAGGACGCCGAGTGGCGGGCGATCTGGCGGGCGGTACTGGCGGCCGGGTTCGTGCTCGATCAACGACCCGATGTCCAGCACATCTACCACCGGCAGGTTGACCTCTACATCCAGATACTTGAGTCCGGCTCGGCCGCAGGATCTTTCACGCTGACATCGGCTGCACGTGATATCGCCATGACCCTGATGGCGATGGAGGACTATCTCGGATACCGCATCGTGGCACGAGATCCCGACCTCGACCGGGCCACCGCGCTGCGGCTGATGCGGGGCTATGCCGAACTCGCGACGGGGGCGCAGCTTCCGGTGACGGTGTGA
- a CDS encoding ABC transporter permease: MTAVLSSATGRALATFGRNDIRGTYRDPLLVMVVLAPVIWTSLVAILTPTITEMLAQRYEFDLVPYYPLVLTAFLLLTSIIIAGGLGAFLMLDEVDAGTMTALRVTPVPMVTFFGYRAGTVMVVTTIYVITTLSFSGILEPGLTGALIPIGLVSGLSAVVTLLLIVTMASNKIQGIAMLRALGMLIAGLPCLPWFIDSPWNLAFGVLPPYWAAKAFWVACAHGAWWPYLVGGVAYNLAIAWPLFRRFLARNS; encoded by the coding sequence GTGACGGCCGTATTGAGTTCTGCCACCGGTAGGGCCCTGGCTACCTTCGGCCGCAACGATATTCGTGGCACCTACCGAGATCCGTTGCTGGTCATGGTGGTGCTCGCACCCGTGATCTGGACTTCGCTTGTGGCGATCCTGACGCCCACGATCACCGAGATGCTGGCGCAACGTTACGAATTCGACCTCGTGCCGTACTACCCGCTGGTGCTCACCGCGTTTCTCCTGTTGACGAGCATCATCATCGCCGGGGGCCTGGGCGCGTTCCTGATGCTCGACGAGGTCGACGCCGGCACGATGACCGCACTGCGGGTGACGCCGGTCCCGATGGTGACGTTCTTCGGGTATCGCGCGGGCACGGTCATGGTGGTCACGACGATCTACGTGATCACGACGCTGTCGTTCAGCGGCATCCTGGAGCCGGGGCTGACCGGGGCGCTCATCCCGATCGGGTTGGTCTCCGGATTGTCGGCCGTGGTGACGTTGCTCCTCATTGTCACCATGGCGAGCAACAAGATTCAGGGTATTGCGATGCTGCGCGCGCTGGGCATGCTGATCGCGGGGCTGCCGTGCCTGCCCTGGTTCATCGACTCGCCGTGGAACCTGGCCTTCGGAGTGCTGCCGCCGTACTGGGCGGCCAAGGCGTTCTGGGTCGCCTGCGCGCATGGCGCCTGGTGGCCGTATCTCGTTGGCGGAGTGGCATACAACCTCGCGATTGCCTGGCCGTTGTTCCGTCGCTTCCTCGCCAGGAACAGCTGA
- a CDS encoding fluoroquinolone export ABC transporter permease subunit codes for MTRLLTAIRLELTVANRQKFLRAGVFSGLIWLAVLLPMPRDLRPVAEPYVLVGDIAIIGFFFIGGSVFFEKQERTLSAIISTPLRFWEYLTAKLSVLLAISLFVAIVISTIADGLGHHPVPLVLGVALGTLLMLLVGFITSLPFASVTDWFLAATIPLAVMLVPPLIYYSGLWPNPVLYIVPTQGPLLLLGAAFDQVALTNWQLLYSVLYPVLSLVFLWRAARVLFGRHIVERSGVL; via the coding sequence ATGACCCGGTTGCTCACCGCGATCCGGCTGGAACTGACCGTCGCGAACCGGCAGAAGTTCCTGCGCGCGGGTGTCTTCTCCGGCCTCATCTGGTTGGCGGTGCTGCTGCCGATGCCGCGCGACCTGCGCCCGGTGGCCGAACCCTACGTCCTCGTCGGTGACATCGCGATCATCGGGTTCTTCTTCATCGGCGGCTCGGTGTTCTTCGAAAAGCAGGAGCGCACGCTCAGCGCCATCATCTCCACCCCGCTGCGGTTCTGGGAATATCTGACCGCCAAACTCTCTGTGCTGCTGGCCATCTCGCTGTTCGTGGCGATCGTGATATCGACCATCGCCGATGGCCTCGGCCACCATCCGGTGCCGCTGGTTCTGGGGGTTGCGCTCGGAACGCTGCTGATGCTGTTGGTCGGGTTCATCACGTCGCTGCCGTTCGCCTCGGTCACCGACTGGTTTCTGGCCGCCACCATCCCGCTTGCGGTGATGCTGGTGCCGCCACTGATCTACTACTCGGGGCTCTGGCCGAACCCGGTGCTGTACATCGTGCCCACCCAGGGGCCGTTGTTGCTCCTTGGCGCGGCGTTCGACCAGGTGGCCTTGACGAACTGGCAGCTGCTCTATTCGGTGCTCTATCCCGTGCTGTCGCTGGTCTTCCTATGGCGGGCCGCCCGGGTGCTGTTCGGCCGACACATCGTCGAGAGGTCGGGTGTGCTGTGA